The bacterium genome window below encodes:
- a CDS encoding Mrp/NBP35 family ATP-binding protein, translated as MSARELAVTREQVLEALRGVMDPELHRSIVELNMVKEIAIRGGDVRVDALLTISGCPLRETIIDSIKAKVAELPGVEHVDVQLGVMSQEQRQALIGQLRPGPQRQSPLLAPTSKTRVLAVASGKGGVGKSTVTANIAVAMARRGRTVGIVDADVYGFSIPKMMGVSGRPTIIDQMIIPMERWGVRLMSIGFMVDEGEAVVWRGPMLHKALTTFLTEVHWGEVDELLIDLPPGTGDVSLTIAQTLPRSEMLIVTTPQSTATGVAYRSGKMAEKVNMPVIGVVENMSYFLPAPGADPVYIFGQGGGEQLARMVDAPLLGRIPLDPAIREGSDRGTPVAVGAPDSASARVFYEIADALLKR; from the coding sequence ATGTCTGCCCGCGAGCTCGCTGTGACCCGAGAGCAGGTGCTTGAAGCGTTGCGCGGCGTGATGGACCCGGAGCTTCACCGCAGCATCGTGGAGCTCAACATGGTCAAGGAGATCGCGATCCGAGGCGGCGACGTCCGGGTCGACGCGCTCCTGACCATCAGCGGGTGCCCGCTCCGGGAGACAATCATCGACTCCATTAAGGCGAAGGTCGCGGAGCTCCCCGGGGTCGAGCACGTGGATGTCCAGCTCGGCGTGATGAGCCAGGAGCAGCGCCAGGCGCTCATCGGCCAGCTCCGCCCCGGCCCGCAGCGGCAGTCCCCGCTGCTCGCGCCAACGTCGAAAACGCGCGTGCTGGCGGTTGCGAGCGGCAAGGGCGGGGTCGGCAAGTCCACCGTGACCGCGAACATCGCCGTGGCGATGGCCCGGCGCGGGCGCACGGTCGGCATCGTGGACGCCGATGTGTACGGGTTCAGCATCCCAAAGATGATGGGCGTGTCGGGGCGCCCCACGATCATCGACCAGATGATCATCCCGATGGAGCGATGGGGTGTGCGGCTCATGTCGATCGGGTTCATGGTCGACGAGGGCGAGGCGGTGGTGTGGCGGGGGCCGATGCTCCACAAGGCGCTGACGACGTTCCTCACCGAGGTCCATTGGGGCGAGGTCGACGAACTCCTAATCGATCTCCCGCCCGGGACCGGGGATGTCTCGCTCACGATCGCCCAGACCCTGCCCCGGTCGGAGATGCTGATCGTCACGACGCCACAGTCTACCGCAACCGGTGTCGCCTACCGCTCCGGCAAGATGGCGGAGAAGGTCAACATGCCGGTCATCGGTGTCGTCGAGAACATGTCGTACTTTCTGCCGGCCCCGGGCGCCGATCCCGTGTACATCTTCGGGCAGGGCGGCGGTGAGCAGCTCGCGCGGATGGTCGACGCCCCGCTGCTCGGACGGATCCCGCTCGACCCGGCGATCCGCGAGGGGAGCGACCGCGGGACTCCCGTCGCGGTGGGCGCTCCGGACAGTGCGTCCGCGCGCGTGTTCTACGAGATCGCGGACGCCCTGCTCAAGCGATGA
- a CDS encoding LptA/OstA family protein, with amino-acid sequence MSGWRGRLRAASAGLLGAALVTGWSLGSWAATPGAAPLPLAFPLHLTSDQVTVDNTGTTLIASGHVQVDYGADHATANTLRLTKAARTAELSGHVTVTGPQGQATAETVTLTLTPTNEVTRAVMTGSASVETPQYALSADTIDADRSTQRLVGEGHVTAFNAPDLIINGDRVVYDQRTEHGLVTGHPTVANKAGRMQGSAIDLFRAEDRAVIHGPVQADVYGAAITSADATVNFKTSVATLTGHVVMVRRQGTLWADRVTIFYETRRMIAEGTTRAHFTELGDTENP; translated from the coding sequence GTGAGTGGCTGGCGCGGTCGGCTGCGCGCGGCGTCAGCCGGCCTGTTGGGCGCCGCCCTGGTGACGGGGTGGAGCCTCGGGTCGTGGGCGGCCACACCGGGCGCCGCACCGCTGCCACTCGCCTTTCCCCTCCATCTCACGTCTGATCAGGTCACCGTGGATAACACCGGGACCACACTCATCGCGTCCGGCCACGTGCAGGTCGACTATGGCGCCGACCATGCCACGGCGAACACGCTGCGGCTCACCAAGGCGGCCCGGACCGCGGAGTTGTCCGGCCATGTCACCGTGACCGGGCCGCAGGGGCAGGCGACGGCGGAGACGGTGACGCTCACGCTGACCCCCACCAACGAGGTGACGCGGGCTGTCATGACTGGGAGCGCCTCGGTGGAGACGCCCCAGTACGCGCTGTCGGCCGACACGATCGACGCCGATCGATCGACACAGCGCCTGGTGGGCGAGGGCCACGTGACGGCGTTCAACGCGCCCGACTTGATCATCAACGGGGACCGGGTCGTGTACGATCAGCGCACGGAGCACGGGCTGGTGACGGGACATCCGACCGTGGCGAACAAAGCCGGCCGGATGCAGGGCAGCGCGATCGACTTGTTCCGCGCGGAGGACCGGGCCGTGATTCACGGGCCGGTCCAGGCGGACGTGTACGGGGCGGCGATCACCAGCGCCGACGCGACCGTGAACTTCAAGACGTCCGTGGCCACGCTCACCGGACACGTCGTGATGGTGCGGCGCCAGGGGACGCTGTGGGCGGATCGGGTGACGATCTTCTACGAGACACGGCGGATGATCGCCGAAGGGACCACGCGTGCGCACTTCACAGAGCTCGGCGACACCGAGAATCCCTGA
- a CDS encoding amidohydrolase family protein — protein sequence MAASSGPRRLIIDSQVHIWKAETPDRPWPAGGAARAHLPEPFGYDPLVSLMNEAGVDRTILVPPSWEGDRNDYALEAAATFPDRFAVMGRIRVDDPASAALLSKWRDRPGMLGIRLTFLGSQASWVNDGTAEWFWPAAEKARIPVMCLIRHGPADLARIAEQHPQLTLILDHMGLAGEMHLGVSDEASRARLRAGAIAQTVSLSRYPNVSVKLSSAPAYSFEAYPFRDMASHIRRVVDAYGPRRCYWGTDLTKAVGTISYRDHVRYFTEALEFLSEQDKDWIMGRAILARLGWAA from the coding sequence ATGGCTGCGTCGTCCGGCCCGCGCCGGTTGATCATCGATTCGCAGGTCCACATCTGGAAGGCCGAGACACCCGACCGGCCGTGGCCCGCCGGCGGGGCGGCGCGCGCTCACCTCCCCGAACCGTTCGGCTACGATCCGCTGGTGTCGCTGATGAACGAAGCCGGCGTCGACCGCACCATCCTTGTGCCTCCTTCGTGGGAAGGCGATCGGAACGATTATGCGCTCGAGGCCGCCGCGACATTTCCCGATCGGTTTGCCGTGATGGGCCGGATTCGCGTGGACGATCCCGCATCGGCCGCTCTGCTGTCGAAATGGAGAGACCGGCCGGGGATGCTTGGAATTCGCCTGACGTTCCTCGGCTCCCAGGCCTCCTGGGTCAATGATGGAACCGCCGAGTGGTTCTGGCCAGCCGCCGAGAAGGCCCGGATTCCGGTCATGTGTCTCATCCGTCACGGGCCGGCGGACCTGGCGCGCATCGCCGAGCAGCACCCTCAGCTCACGCTCATTCTCGATCACATGGGGCTTGCGGGCGAAATGCACCTAGGAGTGTCGGACGAGGCGTCCAGGGCCCGCCTGCGCGCCGGCGCGATCGCCCAGACGGTCTCGCTCTCGCGGTACCCGAACGTATCGGTCAAACTCTCGTCGGCGCCAGCGTACTCGTTCGAGGCATATCCCTTTCGCGACATGGCGTCCCACATACGCCGCGTGGTCGACGCGTACGGTCCGAGGCGCTGTTACTGGGGAACCGATCTGACCAAAGCGGTCGGCACCATATCGTACCGTGACCACGTCCGGTACTTTACGGAAGCGCTGGAGTTTCTGTCCGAGCAAGACAAGGACTGGATCATGGGGCGCGCGATTCTCGCCCGCCTCGGCTGGGCGGCGTAG
- a CDS encoding helix-turn-helix transcriptional regulator has protein sequence MTVRVRARHSPDPNVANVAALIGDRTRAAMLFALLDGGALPASELAYRGAASPQAASAHLRKLVDGRLLAVAPVGRQRLYRLTSRDVARAIEALLLIAPPPRIVALTQHSATQRLRAARVCYDHLAGRLGVAITDALLARRLLRAGGAEFSVTRRGERFFEGLGIDVPALRGRRRPLARPCMDWTERRAHLAGSLGMQLRDCFVANDWVTRHARDRSLTLTERGRRAVARLFGLGAVPTQSTPA, from the coding sequence ATGACGGTTCGCGTGCGTGCCCGCCATTCCCCCGATCCCAACGTGGCCAACGTCGCGGCCCTGATCGGCGATCGCACCCGCGCGGCGATGCTGTTCGCGCTTCTCGACGGGGGCGCGCTGCCGGCCTCGGAGCTCGCCTACCGCGGCGCGGCGTCTCCCCAGGCTGCGAGCGCGCATCTGCGAAAACTCGTGGACGGGAGGCTTCTTGCCGTCGCCCCGGTGGGCCGCCAACGATTGTACCGCCTCACCTCGCGCGACGTGGCGCGGGCGATCGAGGCCCTGCTGCTGATCGCCCCGCCGCCCCGCATCGTCGCGCTGACGCAGCACAGCGCGACGCAGCGGCTGCGGGCGGCCCGCGTGTGCTACGACCATCTCGCCGGTCGGCTCGGCGTCGCCATCACCGACGCGCTGCTGGCGCGCAGGCTGCTCCGCGCGGGCGGCGCAGAGTTTTCCGTGACGCGCCGGGGCGAACGGTTCTTCGAGGGGCTCGGGATCGACGTGCCCGCCTTGCGCGGGCGGCGCCGCCCGCTCGCGCGGCCATGCATGGACTGGACGGAGCGTCGGGCCCACCTGGCCGGCAGCCTCGGCATGCAACTGCGCGACTGCTTTGTCGCGAACGACTGGGTCACCCGGCATGCGCGCGACCGCTCGCTCACCCTCACCGAGCGGGGACGGCGCGCGGTGGCGCGGCTGTTCGGCCTGGGCGCGGTGCCGACACAGTCAACTCCCGCGTGA
- a CDS encoding 2-oxoacid:acceptor oxidoreductase subunit alpha — MAKRLNDVTIRFAGEAGQGVESGGHGFATALSHGGLWLHAFPEYMSRIRGGLNFFQIRVSDRPLWTHTEGTHLLLAFSAEAVTEYGPHILPGGALVFDEGLKFDAGAVSARGTQSYSMPLHKIAQEIGGNKIMTNTAGLGAVAGIIEYPFEFIAGEIRENFARKGDAVVQSNLKVAEEGYRVGRERYAGSFDWKVSPLDSRPARVLVHGNQAFAMGAIAAGCRFMSGYPMTPASSILEFMAAHQNAYDIVVKQTEDEIAAVCFAIGAGNVGARALTATSGGGFSLMVEALGLAGMAEVPVVIVEAQRPGPSTGMPTKTEQADLLFALFASQGEFPRIVLTPGTQEECFHTAVRAFNLAEKWQCPVIVMTEFYLTTALRPLLSSDLPIEHVTIDRGEMLTAGELDGLAGPYLRYKDTPSGVSPRALPGHPKAVHQACSDEHDEYGHFEDEDAANRLRMAGKRMRKFRHIVEDLGGPTIYGPEGADLTLMGWGSSYGAMREAVDRLNAAGTRANLLHFVDVWPFPEAKATPLIEAARVLVAVEGNQTGQFAHLVRAMTGRRADHFVLRWDGRPLSADYILANLKEAKVHA, encoded by the coding sequence GTGGCCAAGCGGCTCAACGATGTGACGATTCGATTTGCGGGCGAGGCCGGGCAGGGCGTGGAATCGGGCGGCCACGGATTCGCGACCGCACTCAGCCACGGAGGGCTGTGGCTGCACGCGTTTCCCGAGTACATGTCCCGCATCCGCGGCGGCCTGAACTTCTTTCAGATCCGCGTGTCGGATCGTCCGCTGTGGACGCACACGGAAGGCACGCACCTCCTGCTCGCGTTCAGCGCCGAGGCCGTGACCGAGTACGGTCCGCACATTCTCCCGGGTGGGGCGCTGGTCTTCGACGAAGGCTTGAAATTCGACGCTGGCGCGGTGAGCGCACGGGGCACCCAGAGCTACTCCATGCCGCTTCACAAGATCGCGCAGGAGATCGGCGGGAACAAGATCATGACGAACACGGCCGGGCTCGGCGCGGTCGCGGGAATTATCGAGTACCCGTTCGAGTTCATCGCCGGCGAGATTCGGGAGAACTTCGCCCGGAAAGGCGACGCGGTCGTGCAGAGCAACCTCAAGGTCGCCGAGGAGGGCTATCGCGTCGGCCGCGAGCGGTACGCAGGATCGTTCGACTGGAAGGTTTCCCCGCTCGACAGCCGCCCGGCGCGCGTGCTGGTCCACGGTAACCAAGCGTTCGCCATGGGCGCAATCGCGGCCGGCTGCCGATTCATGTCCGGGTACCCGATGACGCCGGCGAGCTCGATCCTCGAGTTCATGGCCGCCCACCAAAACGCGTACGACATCGTCGTGAAGCAGACCGAGGACGAGATCGCGGCGGTGTGTTTCGCGATCGGTGCGGGCAACGTCGGTGCGCGGGCGCTCACCGCGACGAGCGGCGGCGGGTTTTCGCTGATGGTCGAAGCCCTCGGCCTCGCGGGGATGGCGGAGGTGCCGGTCGTGATCGTCGAGGCGCAGCGGCCCGGACCGTCCACCGGAATGCCGACGAAGACCGAGCAGGCGGACCTGCTGTTCGCGCTGTTCGCGAGTCAGGGAGAATTTCCGCGGATCGTGCTGACGCCCGGGACGCAGGAGGAGTGTTTCCACACCGCGGTGCGGGCGTTCAACCTCGCGGAGAAGTGGCAGTGTCCGGTGATCGTCATGACCGAGTTCTACCTGACGACCGCCCTGCGGCCGCTGCTGTCGTCCGACCTACCGATCGAGCACGTCACGATCGATCGCGGGGAGATGTTGACGGCGGGGGAGCTTGACGGGCTCGCGGGGCCGTATCTGCGCTACAAGGACACGCCGAGCGGCGTCTCGCCGCGCGCGCTGCCGGGACACCCGAAGGCGGTGCACCAGGCGTGCAGCGACGAGCACGATGAGTACGGGCACTTTGAGGACGAGGACGCGGCCAACCGCCTGCGCATGGCCGGGAAACGCATGCGGAAGTTTCGGCACATCGTGGAGGATCTCGGCGGGCCCACGATCTACGGGCCCGAGGGCGCGGACCTGACGCTGATGGGGTGGGGCAGTTCGTACGGGGCGATGCGCGAGGCGGTCGACCGGCTCAATGCCGCCGGCACCCGGGCGAACCTGCTGCACTTCGTGGATGTGTGGCCGTTCCCTGAGGCGAAGGCGACGCCGCTGATCGAGGCGGCGCGAGTGCTGGTCGCCGTCGAGGGCAACCAGACCGGACAGTTCGCCCATCTCGTGCGGGCGATGACCGGACGCCGGGCCGACCATTTCGTGTTGCGGTGGGACGGCCGGCCTCTCAGCGCCGATTACATCCTCGCGAACCTCAAGGAGGCCAAGGTTCATGCTTGA
- a CDS encoding 2-oxoacid:ferredoxin oxidoreductase subunit beta, producing MLDLKLYQSPIKPTWCPGCGDYGILNAVKSALAQLEIHPHEVLFVSGIGCGSKLPDYMNANGFTTIHGRSLPIAMGAKLANPDLNVVCVTGDGDGYGIGGNHFLSIMRRNPDLVHIVEDNMVYGLTKGQYSPTSPRGFVTSTTPDGSIEVSFNPIATAINGGATFVARGFSGDPKHLATLIAAAIQHRGYALVDVLQACVIYNKINTYDFYRQRVYKLEEAGHDPADRDGAWRRAHEWGERIPIGIVYQASGQPTYEEQVKALKAGPVAKRRLAPLTSAQADALRREFI from the coding sequence ATGCTTGATCTGAAGTTGTATCAGAGCCCGATCAAGCCGACGTGGTGCCCCGGGTGCGGGGACTACGGCATTCTGAACGCCGTGAAGAGCGCGCTCGCCCAGTTGGAGATCCATCCGCACGAGGTGCTGTTCGTCTCCGGCATCGGGTGCGGAAGCAAGCTTCCCGACTACATGAACGCGAACGGGTTCACGACGATCCACGGGCGATCGCTTCCGATCGCGATGGGAGCGAAGCTCGCCAACCCCGATCTCAACGTGGTCTGCGTCACGGGCGACGGCGACGGGTACGGCATCGGCGGCAACCACTTCCTCAGCATCATGCGGCGCAACCCCGACCTCGTCCACATCGTCGAAGACAACATGGTGTATGGACTGACGAAAGGCCAGTATTCGCCGACCAGCCCGCGAGGGTTTGTCACCAGCACGACGCCGGACGGCAGCATCGAGGTCTCGTTCAACCCGATCGCCACCGCGATTAACGGCGGGGCCACGTTCGTCGCCCGAGGGTTCTCCGGCGACCCCAAACATCTGGCGACGCTGATTGCCGCCGCGATCCAGCACCGCGGGTATGCGCTCGTCGATGTGCTGCAGGCGTGCGTGATCTACAACAAGATCAACACGTACGACTTCTACCGGCAGCGCGTCTACAAACTCGAAGAGGCCGGGCACGACCCGGCGGACCGGGACGGCGCCTGGCGGCGGGCGCACGAGTGGGGGGAGCGGATCCCGATCGGGATTGTCTATCAGGCGTCGGGGCAGCCGACGTACGAGGAGCAGGTCAAGGCGCTCAAGGCTGGGCCGGTGGCGAAGCGCCGGCTGGCGCCGCTCACGTCGGCGCAGGCGGACGCGCTGCGCCGGGAGTTCATCTAG
- a CDS encoding DUF169 domain-containing protein, whose translation MDPVTLNAEIEKHVRPQTFPVGIRMVRAGEALPDNVRIPSRDMGIRVAICQTFSIARRYGWAVAVGRDDLSCPLAKTAFGFEPVLPYYAEGNLACGMYVGTPEAAALTEAEVPKFVFGEYERILIAPLGRAKFEPHVVLVYGNSAQVMRLVAAALYRRGGRLHSSFSARLDCADAVIETMHAGQPQVILPCYGDRIYGQTEDHEMAFTIPWAMVGDLVEGLAGTHRGGVRYPIPAWLRYTGEFPEKYRKLDALWEEQHGEPAEGPREDPAGTGRDRRGG comes from the coding sequence ATGGACCCGGTCACGCTGAACGCAGAGATCGAAAAACACGTCCGGCCACAGACGTTTCCGGTCGGGATCCGGATGGTGCGCGCCGGCGAGGCGTTGCCCGACAACGTCCGGATCCCCAGCCGGGACATGGGCATCCGGGTGGCCATCTGCCAGACGTTCTCGATCGCGCGTCGCTACGGGTGGGCGGTCGCGGTCGGGCGCGACGATCTCAGCTGCCCGCTTGCGAAAACGGCGTTCGGGTTCGAGCCGGTGCTTCCGTACTACGCGGAGGGCAATTTGGCGTGCGGGATGTACGTCGGGACGCCCGAGGCCGCGGCCCTCACCGAGGCGGAAGTTCCGAAGTTCGTGTTCGGGGAGTACGAGCGCATCCTCATCGCGCCGCTCGGGCGCGCGAAGTTCGAGCCCCACGTCGTGCTAGTCTACGGGAACTCAGCCCAGGTGATGCGTCTCGTGGCCGCGGCCCTCTACCGCCGGGGCGGGCGGTTGCACAGCAGCTTTTCCGCGCGGCTCGACTGCGCCGATGCCGTGATCGAGACGATGCACGCGGGCCAGCCCCAGGTCATTCTGCCGTGCTACGGAGACCGGATCTACGGGCAGACCGAGGACCACGAAATGGCGTTCACGATCCCGTGGGCGATGGTCGGGGACTTGGTGGAGGGGCTCGCGGGAACGCATCGGGGCGGCGTCCGCTATCCGATTCCCGCGTGGCTCCGATACACCGGCGAGTTTCCGGAGAAGTACCGCAAACTCGACGCGTTGTGGGAAGAGCAGCACGGGGAGCCCGCGGAGGGTCCGCGCGAGGACCCCGCCGGAACCGGTCGCGATCGCCGCGGCGGCTAG
- a CDS encoding glycosyltransferase family 1 protein, whose amino-acid sequence MRVGEEPGSPTANRFIVRILINAVSARMGGSATHLPNFLRTAGVRYPSDAFVACVNARWPAPELPGNVRLIRTGELRGRLAHAMWDQWGIRRVQARERPDVLVSLLNFGPIRSGVPHIVFQRNPVYFCDYYLRSLTLRQTVMVTATRALAHAVMRGARRVVTPSAAMRDMIRAVYPGLPAERFRVVPHGFGLEAFRTATPLPAELAAVLARSEGTRLLYVSHAASYKGVEILLEATRLLRDAQVPSTTWLTIAPEDWPNGFPRYEAFIKRHALADRVRLLGRVPHAAVHHVYAAADLFVHPSLCESFAFPLVEAMASGVPVIAADRPLNHEMCGDAAAFYPPEDPVALAAEVTRLRDDADRRQRMADGGRLIAQRFSWESHVDAVMDVVRDVAGAASVHRD is encoded by the coding sequence GTGCGGGTCGGCGAGGAACCCGGCTCGCCCACCGCCAATCGCTTCATCGTGCGCATCCTCATCAACGCCGTGTCGGCCCGCATGGGTGGCTCTGCCACCCACCTCCCCAACTTCCTCCGGACCGCCGGCGTCCGCTATCCGTCGGATGCGTTCGTGGCGTGCGTGAACGCCCGGTGGCCGGCGCCGGAGCTGCCCGGCAACGTACGGCTGATCCGCACCGGAGAACTGCGGGGCAGGCTCGCCCACGCGATGTGGGACCAATGGGGGATCAGGCGGGTCCAGGCGCGGGAACGGCCCGACGTCCTCGTCTCCCTCCTCAACTTCGGCCCCATTCGCAGCGGCGTCCCGCACATCGTCTTCCAGCGTAACCCGGTGTACTTCTGCGACTACTACCTACGGAGTCTCACGCTCCGCCAGACGGTCATGGTCACCGCGACCCGCGCGCTGGCCCACGCGGTGATGCGCGGTGCCCGCCGCGTGGTCACGCCGTCGGCCGCGATGCGAGACATGATCCGCGCCGTCTATCCGGGCCTGCCGGCGGAGCGGTTCCGCGTCGTGCCGCACGGGTTCGGCCTCGAGGCGTTCCGCACCGCCACGCCGCTGCCTGCCGAGCTCGCCGCCGTCCTCGCGCGATCGGAGGGCACACGGCTCTTGTACGTGTCGCACGCGGCGTCGTACAAGGGAGTCGAGATCCTGCTCGAGGCGACCCGGCTGCTTCGGGACGCGCAGGTCCCCTCGACGACGTGGCTCACGATCGCCCCCGAGGACTGGCCGAACGGCTTCCCGCGATACGAAGCGTTCATCAAGCGCCACGCGCTCGCAGACCGGGTGCGGCTCCTCGGGCGCGTCCCGCACGCCGCGGTGCACCACGTCTACGCCGCGGCCGACCTGTTCGTCCATCCCTCCCTGTGCGAGTCGTTCGCGTTCCCGCTCGTCGAGGCGATGGCGAGCGGCGTTCCGGTGATCGCCGCGGACCGCCCACTCAACCACGAGATGTGCGGCGACGCCGCCGCATTCTACCCGCCCGAGGATCCCGTGGCGCTTGCCGCGGAGGTGACGCGGCTGCGCGATGACGCGGACCGGCGCCAGCGCATGGCCGACGGCGGGCGCCTCATCGCGCAGCGCTTCTCGTGGGAGTCGCATGTCGACGCCGTGATGGACGTCGTGCGCGACGTCGCGGGCGCCGCATCAGTGCACCGCGACTGA
- a CDS encoding Fur family transcriptional regulator, which yields MAVTTGRIRRRPGTGRGADTVADRVRALERQGYRATPQRRAILSAVLGAGRVNVSAEEICGRARTLCPTVNLATTYRTLDLLGRLGIVRRLTYGDVRGVFCANLEPHYHGTCLRCGAVVDLPRGRVAELLRREQRGLTDGSFSIVDHRVEFYGYCDACRASAPAAVIP from the coding sequence GTGGCGGTCACCACGGGGAGAATCAGGCGGCGGCCCGGGACGGGGCGCGGCGCCGACACGGTCGCCGACCGCGTGCGGGCGCTCGAGCGACAGGGCTACCGTGCCACCCCGCAGCGCCGGGCGATTCTCTCAGCCGTGCTGGGGGCCGGGCGCGTGAACGTCTCCGCCGAGGAGATCTGCGGACGGGCGCGAACCCTCTGCCCCACGGTGAACCTCGCGACGACGTACCGCACGCTGGATCTGCTCGGGCGACTGGGGATCGTTCGCCGGCTCACGTACGGAGACGTGCGGGGTGTGTTCTGCGCGAACCTCGAGCCGCACTACCACGGGACGTGCCTGCGGTGCGGGGCCGTCGTGGATCTTCCGCGGGGGCGGGTCGCGGAGTTGCTCCGGCGCGAGCAACGCGGGCTCACCGACGGGAGCTTTTCCATCGTCGACCACCGGGTCGAGTTCTACGGGTACTGTGACGCGTGCCGGGCGTCCGCCCCGGCCGCGGTGATCCCGTGA
- a CDS encoding fructose-bisphosphate aldolase, which yields MVVQRVRRPTLDEMDLPIGKKTRLHRILYGHGPGHGVALILPIDQGLEHGPVDFFSNPDSADPEFQLKLCVEGGYSAVAFHYGLAAKHLRPYAGRVPLILKINGKTNIPSDAQPFSGLTGFVEDAVRLGADAVGYTLYVGSPRQDEDMRQLAEVRRTCDAAGMPLIVWSYPRGEAIDKKGGRDGLYAIDYAARLACEMGADIVKLNVPEFDDKAAASPKPYNTLHLGYREAVEKVVRSAGRTLVLFSGGSKMGDEDLLGKARHCMEAGAVGLIFGRNMWQRSMPDALRITAEIKRIMLETA from the coding sequence ATGGTGGTCCAGCGGGTCAGACGCCCGACGCTCGACGAAATGGATCTGCCGATCGGTAAGAAGACGCGCCTGCACCGGATCCTCTACGGACACGGGCCCGGTCATGGGGTTGCGCTGATCCTGCCGATCGACCAAGGCCTCGAGCACGGCCCCGTGGACTTCTTCTCCAACCCCGACAGCGCCGATCCGGAGTTCCAGTTGAAGCTGTGCGTCGAAGGCGGGTACTCGGCGGTGGCGTTCCACTACGGGCTCGCCGCCAAGCACCTGCGCCCGTACGCCGGCCGCGTGCCGCTGATCCTGAAGATCAACGGCAAGACGAACATCCCGTCCGACGCGCAACCGTTCAGCGGTCTCACCGGCTTCGTCGAGGACGCCGTCCGCCTGGGGGCCGACGCGGTCGGGTACACGCTCTACGTCGGGTCGCCGCGCCAGGACGAGGACATGCGGCAGCTTGCCGAGGTGCGGCGCACGTGCGACGCCGCGGGAATGCCGCTGATCGTGTGGTCGTACCCGCGCGGCGAGGCCATCGACAAGAAGGGCGGCCGCGACGGCCTGTACGCCATCGACTACGCGGCCCGACTGGCGTGCGAGATGGGCGCGGACATCGTCAAGCTCAACGTGCCGGAGTTCGACGACAAGGCGGCCGCGTCGCCGAAGCCCTACAACACGTTGCACCTGGGCTACCGGGAGGCGGTCGAGAAGGTTGTTCGGAGCGCCGGGCGCACGCTCGTGTTGTTCAGCGGCGGCAGCAAGATGGGCGACGAGGACCTGCTGGGCAAGGCCCGCCACTGCATGGAGGCGGGCGCGGTCGGGCTGATCTTCGGGCGGAACATGTGGCAGCGGTCGATGCCCGACGCCCTGCGGATCACCGCGGAGATCAAGCGGATCATGCTGGAAACGGCCTAG
- a CDS encoding NIPSNAP family protein produces MAITVFIRYQLDPFQKSAFEEYARRWLTIIPKCGGDLIGYWMPHEGTNNIAYGLISFESLAAYEAYRARLRADAAGTANFRFAEEQRLILAEERAFLRPVT; encoded by the coding sequence ATGGCGATCACCGTGTTCATCCGGTACCAGCTCGACCCGTTCCAGAAGAGCGCGTTCGAGGAGTACGCGCGACGCTGGCTCACGATCATCCCGAAGTGCGGCGGCGATCTGATCGGGTATTGGATGCCGCACGAAGGCACCAACAACATCGCGTACGGGTTGATCTCGTTCGAGAGTCTGGCGGCCTACGAAGCGTACCGGGCGCGTCTTCGAGCAGACGCCGCGGGCACCGCGAACTTCCGCTTCGCGGAAGAACAGCGCCTGATCCTTGCTGAGGAGCGGGCGTTCTTGCGGCCGGTGACCTAA
- a CDS encoding VOC family protein yields MADGQQHRAPDRTATPTGRIAEVVLRVNDLETMVAFYRDVVGLEVVHRAAHIVFLKIADLDTPLGRGGHPQLLGLVDRHRPLDAMRSTFDHLAFEINRANFEREQERLTRLGLDIDIETFGWLHARALFFNDPEGNRLELICHDDTVG; encoded by the coding sequence GTGGCAGATGGGCAACAACACCGGGCACCTGACCGCACGGCGACCCCGACGGGCCGCATCGCGGAGGTTGTCCTTCGCGTCAACGACCTCGAGACCATGGTCGCGTTCTACCGCGACGTCGTCGGCCTTGAGGTGGTTCACAGGGCCGCCCACATCGTCTTCTTGAAGATCGCGGACTTGGACACGCCGCTCGGGCGCGGTGGACACCCGCAACTGCTTGGGCTGGTGGACCGGCACAGGCCGCTGGACGCGATGCGCTCCACGTTTGATCACCTGGCCTTCGAGATTAACCGCGCGAATTTCGAGCGGGAACAGGAGCGGCTCACGCGGCTGGGACTCGACATCGACATCGAAACATTTGGCTGGTTGCACGCGCGAGCGCTGTTCTTCAACGACCCGGAAGGAAATCGGCTCGAGCTGATCTGCCACGACGACACCGTAGGATAG